The Agromyces hippuratus genome has a window encoding:
- the yidC gene encoding membrane protein insertase YidC — MPDIFSLILWPIKWVIELILVAFHSMWTFFGLNPDAGVTWVLSIVGLVIVVRAALIPIFVKQIKSQRRMLEVAPQLKKIQDKYKGKKDQFSREAMSRETMDLYKKTGTNPLSSCLPLLLQMPIFFGLFSVLNDAQHDKAGVGVFTQDLANSFANSEILGAPLKGTFIGAMNGEYPWQVMVIAATMIVLMTASQFITQLQIVSKNMSPETKASPMFRQQRIMLYLLPLVFAFSGVAFPIGVMFYWLVSNFWTMGQQFVVIRNMPTPGSEAAKAREERLARKGKLVVEEKTQTEIETPEAKKTQRQQPVSKARAKKQGK, encoded by the coding sequence ATGCCTGATATTTTCAGCCTGATCCTCTGGCCCATCAAATGGGTCATCGAGCTGATCCTCGTCGCGTTCCACTCGATGTGGACGTTCTTCGGGCTCAACCCCGATGCGGGTGTGACGTGGGTGCTGTCGATCGTCGGTCTCGTCATCGTCGTGCGGGCCGCGCTCATCCCGATCTTCGTCAAGCAGATCAAGAGCCAGCGCCGCATGCTCGAGGTCGCGCCGCAGCTCAAGAAGATCCAGGACAAGTACAAGGGCAAGAAGGACCAGTTCTCTCGCGAGGCGATGTCTCGCGAGACGATGGACCTCTACAAGAAGACGGGCACCAACCCGCTCTCCTCGTGCCTGCCGCTGCTGCTGCAGATGCCGATCTTCTTCGGCCTCTTCTCGGTGCTCAACGACGCCCAGCACGACAAGGCCGGCGTCGGCGTGTTCACCCAGGACCTCGCCAACTCGTTCGCGAACTCGGAGATCCTCGGCGCACCCCTGAAGGGCACCTTCATCGGTGCGATGAACGGCGAGTACCCCTGGCAGGTCATGGTCATCGCCGCGACGATGATCGTGCTGATGACCGCGTCGCAGTTCATCACCCAGCTGCAGATCGTCTCGAAGAACATGTCGCCCGAGACCAAGGCGAGCCCGATGTTCCGCCAGCAGCGCATCATGCTCTACCTGCTCCCCCTCGTGTTCGCGTTCTCCGGTGTCGCCTTCCCGATCGGCGTCATGTTCTACTGGCTCGTCTCGAACTTCTGGACCATGGGTCAGCAGTTCGTGGTCATCCGCAACATGCCGACGCCCGGCAGTGAAGCTGCGAAGGCACGCGAGGAGCGCCTCGCCCGCAAGGGCAAGCTCGTCGTCGAAGAGAAGACCCAGACCGAGATCGAAACGCCCGAGGCGAAGAAGACTCAGCGCCAGCAGCCCGTGAGCAAGGCTCGCGCGAAGAAGCAGGGGAAGTAA
- the rnpA gene encoding ribonuclease P protein component, which translates to MLAKANRITSADDYRVIVRRGAKVAGAHTVSYVRSRESGTDARFGFIVSKKVGGAVRRNLVRRRLKAVCHEALGDGISDVDVVVRALPSASLADWNEIRAEVLGALQRRRARVPAAAAQEKGE; encoded by the coding sequence GTGCTCGCCAAAGCCAATCGCATCACGAGCGCCGACGACTATCGAGTCATCGTGCGCCGAGGTGCGAAGGTCGCCGGTGCCCACACCGTGAGCTATGTGCGCTCACGGGAGTCGGGCACCGACGCACGCTTCGGCTTCATCGTCTCGAAGAAGGTCGGCGGCGCAGTCCGCCGCAATCTCGTGCGTCGCCGGCTGAAGGCCGTCTGCCACGAGGCACTCGGCGACGGCATCTCCGATGTCGACGTCGTCGTGCGAGCACTGCCTTCGGCGTCCCTCGCCGACTGGAACGAGATCCGCGCCGAGGTGCTCGGCGCCCTCCAACGTCGCCGCGCACGTGTGCCGGCCGCCGCCGCGCAGGAGAAGGGCGAATAG
- the yidD gene encoding membrane protein insertion efficiency factor YidD — MKNAVLFAALIPRNAGVLLIRGYRAAISPLYGDVCRYYPSCSAYGLGSVQQRGLIVGSALTAWRILRCNPWSAGGIDDVRAAKHSRYRITRFGWVIPAGWSDAAASAELGATGHAHDHAPGSAGHGAPVDADVDSRAAAASAPEPRRADAALALSSSTVFRKD, encoded by the coding sequence GTGAAGAACGCCGTCCTGTTCGCTGCGCTCATCCCCCGCAACGCCGGGGTCCTCCTCATTCGCGGCTATCGGGCCGCGATTTCCCCGTTGTACGGCGACGTCTGCCGGTACTACCCGTCATGCTCGGCCTACGGCCTGGGCTCGGTGCAGCAACGAGGCCTCATCGTCGGCTCGGCACTCACCGCATGGCGCATCCTCCGGTGCAACCCCTGGTCGGCCGGCGGCATCGACGACGTCCGCGCCGCGAAGCACTCCCGGTATCGCATCACCCGGTTCGGGTGGGTCATCCCCGCCGGTTGGTCGGATGCCGCGGCATCCGCTGAACTCGGTGCGACCGGCCACGCCCATGATCACGCCCCCGGTTCCGCCGGCCACGGTGCACCCGTCGACGCTGACGTCGACTCGCGTGCAGCGGCCGCCTCGGCTCCCGAGCCCCGCCGCGCTGACGCGGCCCTCGCGCTTTCCTCCTCCACCGTGTTCCGAAAGGACTGA
- the rpmH gene encoding 50S ribosomal protein L34: MSKRTFQPNNRRRAKKHGFRLRMRTRAGRAILSARRSKGRTELSA, encoded by the coding sequence ATGAGCAAGCGTACTTTCCAGCCGAACAACCGTCGTCGCGCCAAGAAGCACGGCTTCCGCCTTCGCATGCGTACCCGCGCCGGCCGTGCCATCCTGTCGGCACGCCGCAGCAAGGGTCGCACCGAGCTCTCCGCGTAG